A stretch of Deltaproteobacteria bacterium DNA encodes these proteins:
- a CDS encoding molybdopterin-dependent oxidoreductase produces the protein MSTIKITFDDQEYETEPGLTVIQAADRVGVFIPRFCYLEKLSPLGGCRMCLVALKGVPKLQTACTTPARDGMEIVTRSGEIHQARKAMLEFQLAQHPLDCFYCDKATECDLQDLTYLFADIEHRYDFPPHKRGTVYDNPLIERNLERCVHCERCIRVCSEIQGAHAVVATKRGRMTEMREVPGGGECQFCGHCIDVCPVGANLDRLFTYGGRPFQMEKGDSICPYCGCGCTVSLNMREEKLVRVRPGVDTGVNNGSLCARGRFGWGFVHDPERLTRPLIRKEGKFVEAGWDETLLYVATRFEKIIKEKGPEVIGGLGSVRSTDEANYLFQRFLRTVIGSNHIDSSARLNYAAVLAGWLGTKEQAREATFEEVRKARRVLVIGADPLETNPILGLAVKAMQNRGGTLWIADSRVTLTTRLANRHLPILPGAEVPLILALARSGLEEPALSGFSGSDVSARTGLTSKVLDEIATFLGEDAEKTVILAGRGVSQAPFGAAAVSLLLRLAAVRGISYLFALDKNNERGSCEMGVLPDRLPGLAPLSEKARFEKVWGDRIPDRPGYSAYEMLQAARERKLSALYIMGENPLVDFPDTKFVEEALGSLDFLVVQDLFLTRTASMADVVLPAAAFAEKSGSFTNLEGRVQFFPSLVPVAEGVRADARILVELSRKMGKGFALKNIAEVREEIDSLVPMNGTRRMLQTGGPEIPLPGTEMQWGAGEDPDYPSLLMLTSSLYRNGTLSNRAAGLKKAQEKAHLLMNEQDASLLKIGEGDKVMLSSKQGEIQVGVRLSHEIPAGTLQMPEGFSDANPKSLLSHALDPVSRTPMARFVRVKIRKI, from the coding sequence TTGTCGACGATCAAGATTACATTCGATGATCAGGAATACGAAACCGAACCGGGTTTGACGGTGATCCAGGCGGCGGACCGGGTGGGGGTCTTCATCCCCCGTTTCTGCTACCTGGAGAAGCTCTCCCCTCTTGGGGGGTGCCGCATGTGCCTGGTGGCTCTCAAGGGGGTGCCGAAGCTCCAGACGGCCTGCACGACGCCGGCCAGGGACGGGATGGAGATTGTGACCCGTTCCGGGGAGATTCATCAGGCCCGCAAGGCGATGCTCGAGTTTCAGTTGGCGCAGCATCCCCTCGATTGTTTTTATTGCGACAAGGCGACGGAGTGTGATCTCCAGGATCTGACCTACCTCTTTGCCGATATTGAACACCGCTACGATTTCCCGCCGCACAAGCGGGGGACGGTCTATGACAACCCGCTGATTGAGCGCAACCTCGAGCGTTGTGTCCACTGTGAACGGTGTATCCGGGTCTGTAGTGAGATCCAGGGTGCCCATGCCGTGGTCGCAACCAAACGGGGACGGATGACGGAGATGCGTGAGGTCCCCGGCGGCGGGGAGTGTCAGTTCTGCGGCCATTGCATTGATGTCTGTCCCGTGGGGGCCAACCTCGATCGTCTCTTCACTTACGGTGGTCGTCCCTTCCAGATGGAGAAGGGGGATTCCATCTGCCCCTACTGTGGTTGCGGCTGTACGGTCAGTCTGAACATGCGGGAGGAAAAACTGGTTCGGGTCCGTCCCGGGGTCGATACGGGCGTCAACAATGGAAGCCTCTGCGCCCGGGGTCGTTTCGGCTGGGGGTTCGTCCATGACCCGGAACGGCTGACCCGTCCCCTGATTCGCAAGGAAGGAAAGTTCGTCGAGGCCGGGTGGGACGAGACCCTGCTCTACGTTGCCACGCGTTTTGAAAAGATTATCAAGGAGAAAGGTCCGGAAGTGATCGGGGGACTCGGTTCCGTTCGCTCCACCGATGAAGCGAACTATCTCTTCCAGCGTTTCCTCCGGACGGTCATTGGAAGTAACCATATCGATAGCAGCGCCCGGCTGAATTATGCAGCGGTTCTTGCGGGATGGCTCGGGACGAAGGAGCAAGCCCGGGAGGCGACCTTTGAGGAGGTCCGGAAGGCCCGCCGGGTCCTGGTGATCGGCGCCGATCCCCTCGAGACGAATCCGATCCTGGGACTGGCCGTCAAGGCGATGCAGAACCGGGGCGGCACACTCTGGATTGCCGATTCCAGGGTGACCCTCACGACCCGCCTTGCAAACCGTCATTTACCGATCCTGCCCGGAGCGGAAGTTCCCCTGATTCTGGCCCTGGCTCGATCCGGGTTGGAAGAACCGGCCCTGTCCGGATTTTCCGGGTCCGACGTTTCAGCACGGACCGGTCTGACATCAAAGGTACTGGATGAGATCGCGACCTTTCTCGGTGAGGATGCGGAAAAGACGGTCATCCTCGCGGGACGGGGAGTGAGCCAGGCTCCCTTCGGCGCGGCGGCGGTCTCGCTTCTGTTGCGGCTGGCCGCTGTAAGAGGCATCTCATATCTTTTTGCCCTGGACAAAAACAATGAGCGGGGAAGCTGTGAGATGGGGGTCCTGCCCGACCGCCTTCCCGGACTGGCCCCGCTGAGCGAGAAGGCGAGATTCGAAAAGGTCTGGGGGGACCGTATCCCCGATCGGCCGGGCTATTCAGCCTACGAGATGCTCCAGGCGGCCAGGGAGAGAAAGCTTTCCGCTCTCTATATTATGGGGGAGAATCCTCTGGTTGATTTCCCTGATACGAAGTTCGTGGAGGAGGCCCTGGGATCGCTCGATTTTCTGGTGGTCCAGGATCTCTTTCTCACCCGGACGGCTTCCATGGCGGATGTGGTCTTGCCGGCGGCCGCCTTTGCGGAAAAGTCCGGGAGCTTTACCAACCTCGAAGGGCGGGTACAATTCTTTCCCTCTCTGGTCCCGGTGGCAGAAGGGGTCCGTGCGGATGCGAGAATCCTGGTGGAACTTTCCCGCAAGATGGGGAAGGGCTTTGCCTTGAAGAATATTGCCGAGGTCCGGGAGGAGATCGACTCTCTTGTCCCGATGAACGGGACCAGGAGAATGCTGCAGACCGGCGGACCGGAGATCCCTCTGCCCGGGACGGAAATGCAGTGGGGAGCGGGGGAGGACCCGGACTATCCTTCTCTTTTGATGTTGACCTCATCCCTCTACCGCAACGGGACCCTGTCGAACCGGGCGGCGGGGCTGAAGAAGGCGCAGGAAAAGGCCCATTTGCTGATGAATGAACAGGATGCAAGTCTTCTGAAAATCGGCGAAGGGGACAAGGTGATGCTCAGCTCGAAACAGGGTGAAATCCAGGTGGGTGTCCGGCTTTCCCATGAGATTCCCGCCGGGACTCTGCAGATGCCCGAAGGATTCTCGGATGCCAACCCGAAGAGCCTCCTTTCTCATGCACTCGATCCGGTCTCCCGGACGCCGATGGCGCGCTTTGTACGCGTCAAGATAAGGAAGATCTGA